A window of Ruminiclostridium herbifermentans genomic DNA:
CCATTAAGTTCACCCCCCGGGTTATGAATGTTTTATATTTAATTACACTTAACTAATCGGACAAAAAAATAATATAGAAGAAAACTTATACAAATGAAAATCATGGTTATATGAATTTCACATATCCTTGAAGCATACCTATTGAAGGAGGGTTAGAGATAATGAATGAACTGCTAAGTATAAAAAATTTATCCAAAAACTATAATCATTTTACATTAGATAGTATTAGCTTCAGCCTACCAGAGGGTTATATTATGGGCCTTATCGGACCAAATGGTGCTGGCAAAACCACAACTATTAAATTAATATTAAATATGCTTAAAAAGTCTTCCGGAGATATTAAAATATTTGGTAAGGATCACATTTTGGAAGAAAAAGAAATCAAGCAGAATTTAGGCGTTGTTTTTGATTCTAACTACTTTGTTGATGAATGGAAAATGGCAGATGTAGAAAAAGCTATAGGCAAGTTTTACATAAATTGGAGCACAAGTAAATTTTATTATTACCTAGATAGGTTTAAGGTAAATAAATCAAAGAGAGTAAAAGAACTTTCCAAAGGTATGCAGATGAAACTAATGTTAGCCTGCGCATTCTCCTATGATGCTAAATTATTAATTTTAGATGAGCCAACTAGTGGATTAGATCCAGTATCAAGAGATGAATTGTTGGATATACTTTCTGAATTTATTAAAGACGGCAAGCGTAGTGTTTTATTTTCAACACATATTACATCTGACTTGGATAAAATAGCTGATTATATTACATTTCTTAATGAAGGAAAACTGTTATATTCTGGTTTAAAAGATAAATTTATCAAATCTTTTTCCATTGTGAAAGGTGAAATCAAAGAACTAACGAGTGATTTAAAACAATCTCTAATCAGTTTGCGAGAATCTGCAACTGGTTTTGAAGGACTTATTTATACTAATGATTTACCTAAGGGGTCATCAGTTAATACGGAGCCTGCAACTATAGATGATATTATAGTTTTTATAAACAGGAGAGGAGCATAATATATGACAGACATAATAAAAAGTACTTTGCTAGATGCTTATCTGTTGAAATATTATAAGAAATCCATTTGTTTTGTACTTTTAATACCTGTTTTCTTTGTATTAATTAATCGTTCTTTAATATCTGGTATATCATTTTCTATGACTTTTATGGCTATGACATCAGGTTATACCTTCAGTATATCAGAGAAAAACAATATGAATCGACTTTATGGTATTTTACCTGCTTCTAAATCTGACATGGTCATAGGAAGATACTTTCTTCTTCTATGTTTAGGAATTTTTACATTATTGTTTTCTTTGATTATGGATTCCATTGCGTTAAATGCTATAAATGTTTCAATAACTATTGGTGATATAGTAGCATCTAGTTTAGTTGGAATTTGTTTATATATCATTTACATAAGCTTTCAATTACCAGGTTACTATAAATTTGGTCCTATTAGGGGTCGTGCATTTATGTATATCCCAATTGTGGGGTTTCTAGCAATCCTTTTAATACTGGATAAGAAAAACGCTGATTTCTCCTTTGTATTTAGATTTATAAGCGAAAATCCCCTGTTATTTATTATATGTTTATTAATTTTACTTATTGGGCTATATGCTAGTTCTATTATTATAAGTACCCATATATTAAAAAATAAAGAAGATTAAAAGGAGTAATTATGTCTAAATTTACTATCTTTTGCTTGATATTTGCAGGTATAATAGGTGTATATCGCATAGTACGGTTTATTAAAACAAGAAAAAATAATATTTAGGTAATATGAGGGTATAAATGCAACATATTTTTATTATTAACCCAAAGGCTGGAAAAGGGAAGGCCCTTGAGATGATACCGATTATACGAGAGTATTTCAAGGATAAAGCTGAGAAATTCATAATACAAATTACAGACCATCCGGGTCATGCAACGGAGATTGCAAGAAAGTATTCTGCTATTGAAGATTGCAGGATTTATTCTGTTGGTGGAGATGGAACTATAAATGAGGTTGTAAATGGGATTGCAGGAACACAGTCAGCATTAGGCGTTATACCAGCAGGGTCTGGAAATGATTTTATACGGAGTTTAACTTCTGCATATGACATAAAGGATATACTAGTTAGAACAATTAAGGGAGAAGAAAAAAGCATTGACTTAGGTAAGGTTAATGACAATTATTTTATAAATATATCATCAATAGGGTTTGATGCTGATGTTGTTTTTAATGCTGATAAATTCAAAAAGGTTCCAGGAATTACAGGAAGTATGGCATATGTAATTTCAATTATTTATACCGTTATTAAAAAGAAATTTTGTAAAGTAAAGATAAATATTGATGATAGGAGAATGGAGAATAAAATACTTCTTGCAGCTATTGCAAATGGCAGATTTTATGGTGGTGGCATGCTTGCTGCACCTGAGGCAAAAATTGATGATGGACTATTTGATATTTGCTTAGTAAGTGAAGCAAGTAGATTTAAGATTTTGAGGTTATTTCCTATGTATATTAAAGGACAACATGGGAAATTAGATGAAGTTGAGTTTTTGAGAGGGAAAAAAATTCAAATAGAAAGTGACGAAGTACTTAGTTTAAACATAGACGGTGAAATATTTTCCTCTAGTAAAATAGCTTTTGAAATAATTGAAAAGGGAATAAAGGTGGTTGTGCCAGCTATTTAACTGGGTAAATTCATTGAAGTGCTTTGAAATTTGATAAAAGTTGAT
This region includes:
- a CDS encoding ABC transporter ATP-binding protein is translated as MNELLSIKNLSKNYNHFTLDSISFSLPEGYIMGLIGPNGAGKTTTIKLILNMLKKSSGDIKIFGKDHILEEKEIKQNLGVVFDSNYFVDEWKMADVEKAIGKFYINWSTSKFYYYLDRFKVNKSKRVKELSKGMQMKLMLACAFSYDAKLLILDEPTSGLDPVSRDELLDILSEFIKDGKRSVLFSTHITSDLDKIADYITFLNEGKLLYSGLKDKFIKSFSIVKGEIKELTSDLKQSLISLRESATGFEGLIYTNDLPKGSSVNTEPATIDDIIVFINRRGA
- a CDS encoding ABC-2 transporter permease is translated as MTDIIKSTLLDAYLLKYYKKSICFVLLIPVFFVLINRSLISGISFSMTFMAMTSGYTFSISEKNNMNRLYGILPASKSDMVIGRYFLLLCLGIFTLLFSLIMDSIALNAINVSITIGDIVASSLVGICLYIIYISFQLPGYYKFGPIRGRAFMYIPIVGFLAILLILDKKNADFSFVFRFISENPLLFIICLLILLIGLYASSIIISTHILKNKED
- a CDS encoding diacylglycerol/lipid kinase family protein, producing MQHIFIINPKAGKGKALEMIPIIREYFKDKAEKFIIQITDHPGHATEIARKYSAIEDCRIYSVGGDGTINEVVNGIAGTQSALGVIPAGSGNDFIRSLTSAYDIKDILVRTIKGEEKSIDLGKVNDNYFINISSIGFDADVVFNADKFKKVPGITGSMAYVISIIYTVIKKKFCKVKINIDDRRMENKILLAAIANGRFYGGGMLAAPEAKIDDGLFDICLVSEASRFKILRLFPMYIKGQHGKLDEVEFLRGKKIQIESDEVLSLNIDGEIFSSSKIAFEIIEKGIKVVVPAI